A genomic region of Desulfosarcina ovata subsp. ovata contains the following coding sequences:
- a CDS encoding heavy metal translocating P-type ATPase: MTESIQNHRPLRIAHELPRRIRIHYPRLFDPLLDTAYLQAMIENLPGIVRARINRRGGSIVVEYDGSPESRNKLLDTLRDLPAETYAHADLNGSMAPELADVFLKGALTLASLKTPLEVSAPLSLLLGLPILLKGLDTLFSQGIKVETLDAAAVGLSLARCDFFTANSIVTLLTLGEHLEASSENRSTELLKSLLRPQVEHVWMERGGEEVRVPITQVVVGDRVICGPGDIIPVDGTVADGEASVNQSSITGESVSVHLYPGKEVLSGSVVEEGRMIIRAERVGAETSMARITRYMENSLRMKSASQTHSAELADRLVPVTLALGMAIFLLTGDMTRATAVLTVDYSCAIKLANPVAVKTAMYDAARGGVLVKGAQALDALAAVDTLVLDKTGTLTNGVLNVTDVIPTGKLTPDALLALTAAAEQHYAHPVAHAVVRAAEERGLKLPAMSNVDYIVAHGVSAYVDDERVLAGSLHFLQDDEHVDCSGVSELADRLRREGSNLLYVSRSGILEGVIAFRDDLRPEAPAVLRGLKATGIRRIIVITGDHRDTAQAVIGQLNDVSELHWEMKPEDKSRIVKDLKDEGGGVAFVGDGVNDAPAMITAQVGICMPGGSNLAKEAAMVLLLEDDLDGLLKARQVATHTRMVIDNCFKSAVGFNSIVLLLATLGLLPPVASALLHNLSTVSILGYAALGNRSTARG, encoded by the coding sequence GTGACGGAATCAATCCAAAACCACCGACCGCTGCGGATTGCCCACGAGTTGCCGCGTAGAATACGCATTCATTACCCTCGTCTTTTCGACCCGTTGTTGGACACCGCCTACCTTCAGGCGATGATCGAGAACCTGCCGGGGATCGTGCGGGCGAGGATCAACCGTCGGGGTGGCAGCATTGTCGTCGAGTATGATGGCTCTCCGGAAAGCCGCAATAAACTTCTCGACACCCTGCGTGATCTGCCCGCTGAAACCTATGCCCATGCCGATCTCAATGGTTCGATGGCACCCGAGCTGGCCGATGTATTCCTCAAGGGAGCCCTGACCCTGGCGAGCCTGAAAACGCCGTTGGAAGTATCGGCACCACTAAGCCTGCTTTTAGGGTTGCCAATCCTTCTTAAAGGGTTGGACACGTTGTTCAGTCAAGGCATCAAGGTGGAAACCCTTGATGCCGCCGCCGTCGGTTTGTCCCTGGCCCGCTGCGATTTCTTTACCGCGAATTCCATCGTTACCTTGCTGACCCTGGGTGAACACCTGGAGGCCAGCTCGGAAAACCGTTCGACAGAACTACTCAAAAGCCTGCTGCGACCGCAGGTTGAGCATGTCTGGATGGAACGTGGCGGGGAAGAGGTGCGCGTGCCCATCACCCAGGTGGTCGTCGGCGACCGGGTCATCTGCGGTCCTGGTGACATCATACCGGTGGACGGTACGGTCGCTGATGGCGAAGCCTCGGTAAACCAGAGTTCCATAACCGGCGAATCGGTTTCCGTGCACCTTTATCCCGGAAAAGAGGTCCTCTCCGGTTCCGTGGTGGAAGAGGGACGGATGATTATCAGGGCCGAGCGGGTGGGGGCGGAGACGAGCATGGCCCGTATCACGCGCTATATGGAAAATTCCCTGCGCATGAAATCCGCATCCCAGACCCATAGCGCCGAGCTGGCCGACCGCCTGGTGCCGGTCACCCTGGCCCTGGGTATGGCGATCTTTCTTCTCACCGGGGATATGACCCGGGCCACCGCCGTATTGACCGTCGATTACTCATGCGCAATCAAGCTGGCCAATCCCGTGGCCGTGAAGACGGCTATGTATGATGCCGCCCGTGGCGGGGTGCTGGTCAAGGGGGCCCAGGCGCTGGATGCCCTCGCCGCTGTCGACACCCTCGTACTCGATAAAACCGGTACCCTGACCAATGGAGTGCTGAATGTAACCGATGTCATTCCCACTGGTAAACTGACACCCGATGCACTATTGGCCCTGACGGCTGCCGCGGAGCAGCATTACGCCCATCCGGTGGCCCATGCGGTGGTGCGGGCCGCCGAGGAGCGCGGGCTGAAACTGCCGGCCATGTCCAACGTTGACTATATCGTGGCCCATGGCGTATCCGCCTATGTCGACGATGAACGGGTGCTGGCGGGCAGCCTGCATTTTCTGCAGGATGACGAACATGTGGATTGCAGCGGTGTCAGTGAGCTGGCTGATCGGTTGCGTCGTGAGGGCAGTAACCTGTTATATGTCAGCCGGTCCGGAATTCTGGAGGGGGTGATCGCATTCCGGGACGATCTGCGGCCCGAAGCTCCCGCGGTTCTTCGTGGTTTAAAGGCTACCGGTATTCGTCGCATCATCGTGATCACCGGGGATCACAGGGACACGGCCCAGGCGGTCATCGGGCAGCTCAACGATGTCAGCGAACTGCACTGGGAGATGAAACCGGAAGACAAATCCCGGATCGTCAAGGACCTCAAGGATGAGGGCGGAGGGGTGGCTTTCGTGGGTGATGGTGTCAACGACGCGCCGGCCATGATCACCGCCCAGGTGGGAATCTGCATGCCCGGTGGATCGAACCTGGCCAAGGAAGCGGCCATGGTGCTCCTTCTGGAAGACGATCTGGATGGCTTGCTGAAGGCCCGTCAGGTAGCGACCCACACGCGGATGGTAATCGACAATTGTTTCAAGTCCGCCGTTGGGTTCAACTCCATCGTTTTGTTGCTGGCGACCTTGGGTCTCCTCCCGCCGGTTGCCTCGGCATTATTGCACAACCTGAGTACGGTAAGCATTTTGGGATATGCCGCCTTGGGCAATCGTTCGACCGCCAGGGGATAG